Proteins from one Mucilaginibacter jinjuensis genomic window:
- a CDS encoding radical SAM/SPASM domain-containing protein — MIPYKSPNLLFSNLDNGFYGVVNTFQPDSLRVINSKQKQLFDQIDGRLTVAELANKLIFEQDNLKLALDGFNASGLIRYQNQFPEPSAELATSTLNLWVHTTNKCNLSCNYCYISTLNETGGMSKAIQDKFLKKLVDTARVRRLTNIKLRLAGGEPLTQFAQWKSFILNAKNDLSEIGCTFGVSFITNLTILNDEMIEFCKAEDIGFGVSLDGLYSYHDNTRKLHSGKGTFETVDKNLNRLIENGIRVSTSTVVSNENMAGLAELTAYLIERDLPFRFSIVKGVDINRQQLTKNLLAAYKVMEDAINKGWDFSRKHKFCDLKPNELGTQTCSSGFSGGAVYVDGGIYYCHVQFGQKENATGTIADENIDLLSMIETGMHFEGMKSVDCQSCKYKYICTSGCPMYRIDGKDPNCGIYHEIIPLVYRLQAKEKLLRIINHYN; from the coding sequence ATGATACCGTATAAATCACCAAATTTGCTTTTTTCTAATTTGGATAATGGATTTTATGGGGTGGTCAATACATTCCAGCCAGATAGTCTGCGCGTAATTAACAGTAAACAAAAACAATTATTTGACCAAATTGATGGTAGGCTGACAGTTGCAGAACTGGCAAACAAATTAATATTTGAACAGGATAACCTAAAATTGGCACTGGATGGTTTTAATGCATCAGGATTGATCAGATACCAGAACCAGTTTCCCGAACCGAGTGCAGAATTAGCGACATCTACCCTTAACCTTTGGGTACATACCACCAATAAGTGTAATCTCTCCTGTAATTACTGCTACATCTCTACTTTGAATGAAACCGGTGGTATGTCCAAAGCCATCCAAGACAAATTTTTAAAGAAACTGGTAGACACAGCCAGGGTTAGAAGATTAACAAATATCAAACTTAGACTCGCAGGAGGTGAGCCCTTAACGCAATTCGCGCAATGGAAGAGCTTTATTCTTAACGCGAAAAATGACCTAAGTGAAATTGGTTGTACTTTTGGTGTTTCCTTCATTACCAATCTAACTATCCTCAACGATGAGATGATCGAATTCTGCAAAGCTGAAGATATCGGGTTTGGTGTATCGCTGGATGGTTTATATAGTTATCATGACAATACCAGGAAGTTGCATAGCGGCAAGGGAACTTTCGAGACAGTAGACAAAAACCTCAATCGTTTGATTGAAAACGGCATTCGCGTCTCAACTTCAACAGTTGTTTCTAACGAAAATATGGCGGGTTTAGCCGAATTGACGGCGTACCTTATCGAAAGAGATTTACCGTTTCGGTTTTCTATTGTTAAAGGAGTAGATATAAACAGGCAACAATTAACGAAAAATTTATTAGCTGCCTATAAGGTGATGGAGGATGCTATCAACAAAGGATGGGATTTTTCCCGTAAACACAAGTTTTGTGACCTGAAGCCAAATGAATTAGGTACGCAAACCTGCAGTTCGGGATTTTCTGGCGGAGCCGTTTACGTCGACGGAGGCATTTACTATTGTCATGTTCAATTTGGTCAAAAGGAGAATGCAACAGGAACGATTGCTGATGAGAATATTGATCTGCTGAGCATGATTGAGACGGGCATGCATTTTGAAGGAATGAAATCCGTGGATTGCCAGTCCTGTAAATATAAATATATCTGTACCAGCGGGTGCCCAATGTACCGAATTGACGGGAAGGACCCCAATTGTGGGATTTATCACGAGATAATACCATTGGTATATCGCTTACAGGCTAAGGAGAAACTTTTGAGAATTATAAACCATTATAATTAA
- a CDS encoding DUF892 family protein, producing MEQTPRNPEHDLSSAELRHFFISHLNRIYCAKSQLVDRLPQLRDQSHFLDLRQAIEETIAEVQLQIRRMKEIYIRLDAFYQPESCIGLIGVLDEAFQSAGISNESPGLRDLSVLFYMQNIETIETASFKTMMKVADRMQNPEVLQLLLECFDEANEDTILYRQITENYI from the coding sequence ATGGAACAGACGCCCCGTAATCCTGAGCACGATTTGAGCTCAGCTGAACTTCGCCATTTTTTTATCAGCCATTTAAACCGTATTTACTGTGCAAAGAGCCAACTGGTTGACAGGTTGCCGCAGCTACGCGATCAGTCGCATTTTCTTGATTTGCGCCAGGCCATTGAAGAAACGATAGCAGAAGTGCAGTTACAGATCCGGCGGATGAAAGAAATATATATCCGGCTGGACGCTTTTTATCAACCCGAAAGTTGTATTGGGTTGATCGGTGTTTTGGATGAAGCCTTTCAATCCGCAGGCATATCAAATGAATCGCCGGGGCTCCGGGATTTATCAGTACTGTTTTATATGCAAAATATAGAAACCATTGAAACGGCCTCTTTTAAAACGATGATGAAAGTGGCGGATAGGATGCAAAATCCTGAAGTTCTGCAATTACTGCTGGAATGCTTTGACGAGGCCAATGAAGATACGATCTTGTACCGGCAGATAACCGAAAATTATATATAA
- a CDS encoding ATP-binding protein, with the protein MHNTFQKEIILPNEPERVKALRRYRLLGTYAEKSFINIANLVAEIFHASIAMISLVDAEEVSFQSNVGMNSTTGPRGESFCSLTVLRPEVNVVENALEDPIVAQNPLVCGDFGLRFYAGAPLITHDGFLIGTVCLVDTQPRKFSDHDRRVLEGLAKIVMEQIELRLSNLIDTEKLAATNDEEHAENHRLSQSQNELNDTIRQLSQSESRFQNLIRDATVGIIVLTGSEMRVEIVNDVYAKLIGRQARELMDQELFKLIPETEAYFRPLIDKVRMSGEPLDIYDTPYTVHHQGKRINGYLSAAYQPYRDNNGDIAGVMVFTHDVTDQVVSRFKLKEADEMTNMAIMAARLGAWHIEPVSKALVYNTTLARIFGYDKDSPMTYEQAIAQVTEEYRPSILKAIEKAIAEGGDYDVVYQQRRFNDSELIWLRSFGKVSPDINGNYTVFSGFVMDVTEQKKDEQRKNDFIGMVSHELKTPLTSLKAIIQLCSVKLKNNADPFLNDAMGKANIQVKRMTAMINGFLNISRLESGKILIEKSAFDISRLIQDILDESMLTTSSQAIEFIPADEIWVNADRDKTGSVISNLLSNAVKYSFKDKPVLVTCKRAGENVVVSIQDFGMGIKPEHLDHIFERYYRVKDDYTRHISGFGIGLYLSSEIVHRHGGKIGVDSERGKGSTFWFSLPLI; encoded by the coding sequence ATGCATAACACGTTTCAAAAAGAGATTATACTTCCCAATGAGCCGGAACGTGTAAAGGCATTACGAAGATACCGCCTGCTCGGTACCTACGCCGAAAAATCATTTATCAATATCGCTAACCTGGTTGCGGAAATATTTCATGCCTCTATTGCGATGATCTCCCTCGTAGACGCAGAAGAGGTTTCATTTCAATCGAATGTAGGTATGAACAGTACGACAGGGCCGAGAGGTGAAAGTTTCTGTTCATTAACCGTGCTTAGACCGGAAGTGAATGTGGTAGAAAACGCGTTAGAAGACCCCATAGTTGCTCAAAACCCACTGGTTTGCGGAGATTTCGGTCTGCGTTTTTATGCAGGTGCCCCCCTGATCACGCATGATGGATTTTTGATCGGTACGGTTTGCCTGGTAGACACCCAGCCACGGAAATTCAGCGACCATGATCGCCGCGTTCTTGAAGGGCTCGCGAAAATTGTCATGGAACAAATCGAGCTCCGTTTGTCAAATTTAATAGATACAGAAAAATTAGCGGCTACAAATGATGAGGAGCATGCCGAAAATCACCGGTTAAGCCAGTCTCAGAATGAGCTCAATGATACGATACGGCAACTGAGCCAAAGCGAAAGCCGCTTTCAAAATCTGATCCGGGATGCGACAGTAGGCATCATCGTTCTAACCGGTTCAGAAATGAGGGTGGAGATTGTGAACGATGTATACGCCAAATTGATCGGCAGGCAAGCCCGTGAACTCATGGATCAGGAATTGTTCAAGTTGATCCCCGAAACAGAAGCTTATTTCAGGCCTTTGATCGACAAAGTCAGAATGAGTGGCGAACCACTCGACATTTACGACACGCCTTATACTGTTCATCATCAGGGAAAGCGAATAAATGGGTACCTGAGTGCTGCCTACCAGCCGTACCGCGATAACAATGGAGACATCGCCGGCGTTATGGTTTTTACCCATGATGTCACCGATCAGGTCGTGTCCCGGTTTAAATTAAAGGAAGCCGATGAGATGACCAATATGGCTATTATGGCAGCCAGATTAGGTGCATGGCATATTGAACCGGTTTCCAAAGCACTCGTTTATAACACCACTTTAGCCCGGATCTTCGGATACGATAAGGATAGCCCGATGACCTATGAGCAGGCCATAGCCCAGGTAACGGAAGAGTATAGGCCCTCAATTCTGAAAGCAATAGAGAAGGCGATCGCTGAAGGGGGCGACTATGATGTAGTTTATCAGCAACGCAGGTTTAACGATAGTGAATTGATCTGGCTCCGCTCTTTCGGTAAAGTGAGTCCGGATATTAATGGAAACTATACGGTGTTTTCTGGTTTCGTAATGGATGTCACGGAGCAGAAGAAAGACGAGCAGCGCAAAAATGATTTCATAGGCATGGTGAGCCACGAATTAAAAACACCACTGACATCCCTAAAGGCGATTATTCAGTTATGCAGCGTTAAATTAAAGAATAATGCTGATCCCTTCCTGAATGACGCGATGGGCAAGGCCAATATTCAGGTGAAGCGGATGACAGCTATGATTAATGGTTTCCTCAATATCTCAAGGCTGGAGTCCGGAAAAATTCTGATAGAAAAATCGGCTTTTGATATTTCCCGCCTTATTCAGGATATATTAGACGAGAGTATGCTCACAACCAGTTCGCAAGCGATTGAGTTTATTCCAGCTGATGAAATCTGGGTCAATGCCGACCGTGATAAAACCGGTTCGGTTATTTCCAACCTGCTTAGCAACGCAGTTAAATATTCTTTTAAAGACAAGCCGGTTTTGGTTACGTGTAAAAGAGCGGGCGAAAACGTCGTGGTAAGCATACAGGATTTTGGGATGGGCATTAAGCCTGAACATCTGGATCATATCTTTGAGCGCTATTATCGGGTAAAAGACGATTATACCAGGCATATATCGGGCTTCGGTATCGGCTTATATCTAAGTTCGGAAATTGTTCATCGTCATGGCGGTAAAATTGGGGTGGACAGCGAACGGGGGAAAGGTTCAACTTTCTGGTTTAGCCTACCGCTGATCTAG
- a CDS encoding SDR family oxidoreductase, with product MNNENKITRRQIVAGLGATFAAAAVSPALAMTETAGKVPAGPAISDPTKLYPKPPFKFQPQPWPGLQSKMNPVPDCGETTYKGSGRLAGRKALITGGDSGMGRAAAIAYAREGADVVINYYPSEEQDAQEVIALIKKEGRKGVAIPGDLRDEAFCKRLVQQAVSALGGLDIVVSNAGRQQAAESILDVTSEEFDSIMKTNIYAPFFIIREALPHLPPGSAIIGTTSEQAYNPDPWLYAYGQTKAATMNYVKSLAKQLGPKGIRVNGVAPGPVWTALQVSGGTTPDKQQTFGGWTYLGRPGQPAELASIYVQLAAADASFATGQIYGSSGGVGQP from the coding sequence ATGAATAACGAAAACAAAATAACGCGGCGACAAATTGTCGCCGGACTTGGCGCTACATTCGCAGCCGCAGCGGTCTCACCCGCATTGGCGATGACCGAAACCGCCGGCAAAGTCCCAGCGGGACCGGCGATCAGCGACCCGACAAAACTTTATCCCAAGCCTCCCTTTAAATTTCAGCCTCAGCCATGGCCGGGTTTACAAAGCAAAATGAACCCGGTGCCTGATTGCGGCGAAACTACCTATAAAGGCTCCGGACGTTTAGCCGGTCGAAAAGCCCTGATCACTGGTGGCGACTCCGGTATGGGAAGGGCTGCAGCTATTGCTTATGCACGGGAAGGGGCTGATGTCGTTATTAATTATTATCCATCGGAAGAACAGGATGCTCAGGAAGTAATTGCGCTGATCAAAAAGGAAGGGCGAAAAGGCGTAGCGATACCAGGCGATCTGCGTGATGAGGCTTTCTGTAAAAGACTGGTACAACAAGCGGTAAGCGCCCTGGGAGGATTGGATATCGTGGTCAGCAATGCAGGGCGACAACAAGCGGCAGAATCAATTTTGGATGTTACGTCTGAAGAGTTTGATTCGATCATGAAAACCAATATTTACGCACCTTTCTTTATTATCAGGGAAGCATTACCTCATTTACCGCCAGGCTCAGCCATTATCGGCACGACTTCAGAACAGGCTTATAATCCGGATCCCTGGCTGTATGCCTACGGGCAAACTAAAGCGGCGACGATGAATTACGTTAAATCGCTCGCTAAGCAGCTCGGCCCAAAAGGGATACGGGTAAATGGTGTAGCGCCAGGCCCTGTTTGGACCGCTTTGCAGGTTAGCGGGGGAACAACACCGGATAAACAGCAAACTTTCGGAGGCTGGACTTACCTGGGCCGTCCCGGACAACCGGCAGAGCTTGCCTCAATTTATGTACAATTAGCCGCAGCAGATGCCAGTTTCGCTACCGGGCAAATCTATGGTTCATCTGGCGGTGTAGGCCAACCTTAA
- a CDS encoding DUF4142 domain-containing protein has translation MKKIIMLLTAVMAVHFAHAQAPDPDTTARHFIIMASIGNLQEINSGKLASQKASRPDVKSFGQMMVTDHSGAEQKLLQLAKTQGYQIPAAATMTPPPDLNLSKASGDDFDRLYIHAMVTGHRNTVMMFQNYAIAGKDPKVKAFAQQMLPTLKQHLEAIKALDEKYKNLVAK, from the coding sequence ATGAAAAAGATAATCATGTTATTAACGGCAGTCATGGCTGTCCATTTTGCACATGCCCAGGCACCTGATCCGGACACAACTGCCCGGCATTTTATCATCATGGCCAGTATCGGTAATTTGCAGGAGATCAATTCCGGAAAGCTCGCCAGTCAAAAGGCATCCAGGCCAGATGTGAAATCTTTTGGCCAGATGATGGTTACTGACCATAGCGGGGCTGAACAAAAACTGTTACAGTTAGCTAAAACGCAGGGATATCAAATACCCGCCGCTGCGACAATGACGCCGCCGCCAGATCTTAACCTTTCCAAAGCATCTGGCGACGATTTTGACCGACTGTATATCCATGCCATGGTTACAGGCCACCGGAATACGGTAATGATGTTTCAGAATTATGCCATTGCTGGTAAAGATCCTAAAGTAAAAGCTTTCGCACAGCAAATGTTACCAACGCTTAAACAGCATTTGGAAGCCATTAAGGCTTTGGACGAAAAATATAAAAACCTTGTTGCCAAATAG
- a CDS encoding L-dopachrome tautomerase-related protein: MMKKLSLIFSLLVTVSAIAQQPKLRSVYQDNTYQFTGVAMSAKGRLFVTYPRWSDTYKYGVVEVVNGQARPFPDEETNNWQPGQDGKNKWVCVQTAFVDDNDYLYIVDPAAPKLGKVYDGSAKVVKYDLNTNQAVKTYRFPGTIDDQSYLNDIRVDTKKQVAYLTNSGTGGIVILDLNTGKSRQVLQAHKSVHPDPYVKFIIDGRELKKQGQPVAFQSDGIALSPDRNDLYYKTISDKKLFRIKTAALNDSTLTGQQLAAAVEDLGNIANTDGMIFDSKGNLYLGDPTTYSMIQVTTDLKSHTWISDPRLIWPDTYSVTKQGYIYITTSQIQKQPDYNEGVNKRTSPYEVYQVKLP, encoded by the coding sequence ATGATGAAGAAATTAAGTTTAATATTCAGCTTGTTAGTTACTGTTTCAGCTATCGCTCAACAACCCAAGCTACGAAGCGTTTACCAGGATAATACTTACCAGTTCACTGGTGTAGCGATGTCTGCAAAGGGCCGGTTGTTTGTTACCTACCCGCGCTGGTCTGACACTTATAAATACGGGGTAGTGGAGGTAGTCAACGGTCAGGCGAGGCCTTTCCCGGATGAGGAGACGAATAACTGGCAACCGGGCCAGGATGGTAAAAATAAGTGGGTATGCGTGCAAACCGCTTTTGTGGATGATAATGATTACCTGTATATTGTAGACCCGGCCGCACCGAAATTGGGAAAGGTGTACGATGGCAGTGCGAAGGTTGTAAAGTACGACCTGAACACCAACCAGGCGGTTAAAACTTACCGCTTTCCCGGCACCATCGATGACCAGAGTTACCTGAACGATATCCGGGTGGACACGAAAAAACAGGTCGCCTATTTAACTAATTCTGGTACGGGTGGTATTGTTATCCTGGACCTTAATACCGGTAAATCACGGCAGGTACTGCAGGCCCATAAATCGGTACATCCCGACCCCTATGTGAAATTCATTATAGACGGGCGGGAACTTAAAAAGCAAGGTCAACCCGTGGCTTTCCAGTCTGATGGTATCGCACTAAGCCCGGACCGGAACGATTTGTATTACAAAACAATCAGTGATAAAAAACTTTTCCGAATTAAAACTGCTGCGTTGAATGACTCGACGCTTACAGGCCAGCAACTGGCTGCGGCGGTGGAAGATTTAGGCAATATTGCCAACACGGATGGTATGATATTCGATTCCAAAGGCAACCTGTATTTAGGAGACCCTACGACCTATAGCATGATTCAGGTAACAACAGATCTTAAGAGCCATACCTGGATCAGTGATCCGCGTCTGATCTGGCCTGATACCTACAGTGTAACTAAACAGGGCTACATTTACATTACGACTTCGCAAATTCAAAAACAGCCGGATTATAATGAAGGGGTAAACAAACGTACCAGCCCTTACGAGGTATATCAGGTTAAGCTGCCTTAA
- a CDS encoding glucose 1-dehydrogenase: METQNKNPQDKYPKPPYEAKRQPIPGLVSAMNPKPDHGEESYVGSGKLKGRKAVITGGDSGIGRAVAIAFAREGADVLISYLNEDSDANETAEYIRAAGQKAVLVAGDISDEMHCKKVIDTAILEFGQIDILVNNAAFQQARESLQEVSSDEWDRTFKTNIYPMFYLCKLAEQHMKPGSTVVNTTSVNAYVPKPKLIAYAATKAAIQNFTANLAQLWADKGIRVNCVAPGPIWTPLIPSTMPLDEVEKFGENTPLKRAGQPVELAPAYVLLASDQSSYMTGSTIQVTGGTPTI; encoded by the coding sequence ATGGAAACTCAAAATAAAAACCCTCAGGATAAATATCCCAAACCGCCTTATGAGGCAAAGCGTCAACCCATACCCGGCCTGGTTTCAGCAATGAATCCGAAGCCGGACCACGGTGAAGAAAGCTATGTGGGATCGGGAAAGTTAAAGGGACGTAAGGCGGTGATCACCGGTGGCGATTCGGGCATTGGACGTGCTGTTGCTATTGCTTTTGCACGGGAGGGAGCCGATGTGCTGATTTCTTATCTGAACGAGGACAGCGATGCTAACGAAACCGCGGAGTATATCCGGGCGGCCGGACAGAAGGCTGTGCTTGTAGCAGGCGACATCAGTGATGAAATGCACTGCAAAAAAGTGATTGATACCGCAATTCTGGAATTTGGGCAAATCGATATCCTCGTGAATAATGCTGCCTTTCAGCAGGCACGGGAATCTTTACAAGAGGTATCCAGCGACGAGTGGGACCGAACTTTTAAAACAAACATTTACCCTATGTTCTACCTCTGTAAACTGGCGGAGCAACATATGAAGCCAGGCAGCACGGTAGTCAATACAACTTCGGTTAACGCTTATGTTCCTAAACCGAAACTCATTGCTTACGCGGCTACTAAAGCGGCCATCCAAAACTTTACAGCCAACCTGGCCCAGCTTTGGGCCGATAAAGGGATCAGGGTAAATTGCGTAGCGCCGGGACCTATATGGACGCCGCTTATTCCATCTACTATGCCGCTGGACGAAGTGGAAAAATTTGGAGAGAATACGCCCTTAAAGCGTGCCGGCCAGCCGGTAGAACTGGCACCGGCCTATGTTTTACTGGCATCAGACCAGTCAAGTTATATGACAGGCTCAACGATACAGGTTACAGGCGGGACACCAACTATTTAA
- a CDS encoding DUF4142 domain-containing protein, which produces MKNINLLFAACVTAATFQACSGNKTVSTTDSTTVKTDSTTTVKADSSVAALPDTAFASKAAVGGMAEVALGKMAAAKGASQEVKDFGGMMVMDHGKANEELKAIAQKEKLTLPAGLDAEHQAKSDSLSKLSGKDFDKAYVAAMVEGHKKTLALMQTEASGGKDANLKAFAAKNAPVVQHHLDEITKIQAGLK; this is translated from the coding sequence ATGAAAAATATAAATTTACTATTTGCAGCCTGCGTAACTGCAGCGACTTTCCAGGCCTGTTCCGGAAACAAAACCGTTTCGACAACAGACAGCACGACGGTGAAAACAGACAGCACGACAACGGTTAAGGCTGACTCATCCGTAGCGGCCTTGCCGGATACGGCCTTTGCGAGCAAAGCCGCAGTTGGTGGTATGGCTGAAGTCGCATTAGGTAAAATGGCAGCGGCAAAGGGTGCAAGCCAAGAGGTTAAAGATTTCGGCGGCATGATGGTCATGGACCATGGTAAAGCTAATGAAGAACTTAAAGCCATCGCTCAAAAAGAAAAATTGACGCTGCCAGCCGGCTTGGATGCTGAGCACCAGGCCAAGAGTGATAGCCTGAGCAAACTGAGCGGTAAAGATTTTGATAAAGCTTATGTGGCGGCCATGGTCGAGGGGCATAAAAAAACTTTAGCCCTGATGCAAACGGAGGCATCCGGCGGAAAAGATGCCAATTTAAAAGCTTTTGCTGCCAAAAATGCGCCGGTAGTCCAGCATCATTTGGACGAGATCACCAAGATCCAGGCAGGCTTAAAATAA
- a CDS encoding PAS domain-containing protein, with the protein MINDFSPINNFLNNSSFFYTIAIGMDSCYAYVSKNYDRNFEFTNGTLLGRHFSVTLHPEDVSICAAVGAQCFHAPGQLFAATLRKHDGRGGFVVTQWEMQAYFDEQGQPEGIYCMGYNITEFIDTQSRLDSAHHQLHEIGFIQSHLVRKPLANIIGLSNLISQESKDKGLTDLCLMLTASTTELDQVIKDISNKTDE; encoded by the coding sequence ATGATAAACGATTTCAGCCCGATCAATAATTTCCTAAACAACTCTTCTTTCTTCTACACGATAGCGATCGGGATGGATAGCTGCTATGCTTATGTCAGCAAAAATTACGACCGGAATTTTGAATTTACCAATGGCACCTTGCTCGGCAGGCATTTTAGTGTAACCCTGCACCCGGAAGATGTTTCCATTTGCGCAGCGGTTGGCGCGCAGTGTTTCCATGCTCCGGGTCAGTTATTTGCCGCTACGCTGCGTAAGCACGACGGACGCGGCGGCTTTGTAGTCACGCAATGGGAGATGCAAGCCTATTTTGATGAACAGGGACAGCCCGAAGGCATCTATTGTATGGGATACAATATTACCGAATTTATTGATACGCAAAGCCGGCTCGATTCTGCTCATCATCAATTACATGAAATCGGATTTATCCAGTCCCACCTGGTACGCAAGCCGTTAGCCAACATTATCGGGTTAAGTAATTTGATCAGTCAGGAGTCGAAAGATAAGGGCCTGACAGATTTATGCCTTATGCTCACGGCCAGTACAACCGAGCTGGATCAGGTCATCAAGGATATTTCTAACAAAACCGACGAATAG
- a CDS encoding Hsp20/alpha crystallin family protein, with the protein MTLVKFNDKRPNSLMPGVNEIFESIFDDTFFSDRMIARVPAVNISETENSYHVELAAPGLKKEDFKLNLEQNNLAIAVDQAAEQNDNQKNYTKREYSYSSFVRSFTLPEGADHSNIEASYTDGVLKIDIAKREEAKAVRRQIEIK; encoded by the coding sequence ATGACCTTAGTTAAATTCAATGACAAACGTCCCAACTCATTAATGCCAGGCGTTAATGAGATCTTTGAATCCATTTTTGACGATACTTTCTTTAGCGACCGGATGATTGCGCGGGTTCCCGCTGTCAATATCAGCGAAACGGAAAACAGTTACCATGTGGAACTGGCAGCGCCGGGTTTAAAGAAAGAGGATTTTAAATTAAACCTGGAACAAAACAACTTAGCAATCGCGGTTGATCAGGCCGCGGAACAAAACGATAACCAGAAGAACTATACCAAACGGGAATATAGTTACAGTTCTTTTGTTCGGTCTTTTACACTTCCCGAAGGTGCCGACCACAGTAATATTGAGGCCAGCTATACCGACGGTGTACTTAAAATTGATATCGCCAAACGTGAAGAGGCTAAAGCTGTGCGCAGGCAGATCGAAATCAAATAA
- a CDS encoding response regulator translates to MISNKKKVAIFDDDEETVSICQYILKESGWEVYAFSDCINPVEKIRTIMPDVILMDNWIPDEGGIVATRKLKAQDCIKNIPVIYFSAHSAIETLAKTAGAEAYLSKPFDLDDLEQLLLKITEIN, encoded by the coding sequence ATGATAAGTAACAAAAAGAAGGTCGCAATTTTTGACGATGACGAAGAAACAGTCTCCATATGCCAATATATATTGAAAGAATCAGGCTGGGAGGTTTATGCGTTTTCAGATTGTATTAATCCTGTAGAAAAAATTAGAACGATCATGCCGGATGTTATTTTAATGGACAACTGGATTCCTGACGAAGGCGGTATAGTTGCCACGAGAAAGCTAAAAGCCCAGGACTGCATCAAAAACATACCTGTAATATATTTTTCAGCACATAGCGCCATCGAAACACTCGCAAAAACTGCGGGTGCGGAGGCTTACCTTTCCAAGCCATTTGACTTAGATGATTTAGAACAGCTACTGTTAAAGATCACTGAGATAAATTAA